GGTAGACGAGGTCACCGCCCTCATTGAAGCGATTCCGACCGAGACCCCAGTAGATGTGCGCGACCGCGCCCTGCTGGAGATGCTCTATGGCACCGGCGCGCGAATCTCGGAAATTATCTCTCTGAACGTTGATGACGTGTCTTCCGCGCAAGAGGTAATACGCCTGCGGGGCAAGGGAGACAAAGAACGGATTGTGCCGGTGGGCTCGCATGCCCGCCAGGCTCTCGATGCCTACCTGGTGCGGGCGCGACCGGCGCTGAGCAAAGGTAAGACGCCGGCGCTGTTTCTCAATACCCGAGGTGGGGCTTTATCGCGGCAAAGTGCGTGGACTGTGTTGAAGACTGCAGCGCAGCGGGCGCAATTGGGAAAGTCCATTTCTCCGCACACCTTGCGGCATTCTTTTGCGACGCACCTGCTTGAAGGCGGCGCAGATGTGCGCACCGTGCAAGAATTACTGGGACATTCCTCGGTGACGACAACGCAAATATATACTCACGTCACTGCCGATTCCTTGCGCGAGGTATGGCGCACTGCGCACCCCCGCGCCTAAGAAAGGACCTATATGTTTTCAACTCGTGTAGCTGGTGCGGTGCTATCTACCGCATTGATTTTCCCAGCGGTGGCACACGCCCAGCTGCCGCCGGAAGTAGAGGCTGCTATTGCCGCCCCCATTTCGGTTCCTGCCGGTCAGACCACGACTGTAAGCCTGCCCGTGCCGGCCGAAGCCAACTACTCTGGCGATGGGTGGAACGTCTCCGCCTCAGGTACCTCCGCTACCATCACCGCCCCGGCAGATGGCGGCCAAATCTCGGTTCCTGTCTCCGCCCAAGGCATGAATGCAACCCTGACGCTGGTAGCCGATGGGTCGGTCGCACAGGAGGACATTCAGGAAGAAATTGACGGCGCGGAAGGCGGCCCGAACCCAGCGCCAGTGCCGGATCCGGGCTCTGATAAGCCGGGTCAAGGTGACAAGTCGCCAGCCGGAAAAGATGCCGAGGGCGGAGATGACAAGCCCGCGCCGGCGAAAGAAGATAGCAACTTGCCGGTTGTTCCAGGTAAAAAGCCGGAGCGTAAGCCTGCTGGGGAAGCCAACCTTGACGGCGCGGAATACGTCAACCTTGAATCGAAAATCGAAGGCAATACTATTACCGCAAAGATGGGCCTCAAGCAAGCCTATGACCTCTACCAGCAGTTCAAGGACACGCAAGAAAATGACGTCACGCTGCGCTACCTCGATGGCGAGGGCAATATTATCCAAGGCGTAGAGCGTGACGTGGACGCCTCTTCTCGAACCCTCACGCTGACCTATCCGGAGGGCGAGGCGCCTGATAATCCCTTTATTATGCAGTTGCTACGCAATGACGGTTCTGGGGCCGCACTCATCGTCACGCTGCAGGACCCTAACTATCAATCCGCCGCGGAAAACCTCGATGAGCGCCAGCAAAAGGACCCCAAAGAAGAAGACGGCGGCTCATATCTGGGCTGGATTATTGGAGGGGTAGCCGCGGCAGTACTCATCGCGCTCATAGCTCTGGTGGCAGTTCTCAAACGCCGTTCTAGTCAACGCTAAACGCTTGATATACACTAAGTCTCGGTGCTTTTGAGCTGTAGCGGGTACGCTTTAATGACAACGTTGTAATCAACCCCAAGCCAAGTGTCATGGTCCGGAACTTGGCGTCAAGGAAG
This genomic stretch from Corynebacterium tuberculostearicum harbors:
- the xerD gene encoding site-specific tyrosine recombinase XerD, encoding MSALENIAQTWLNHLAVERGVSANTLSNYRRDVRRYLAWLGDNGVDDLRSVTRPMVEAYLKDLRSHMAVSSANRALIVARGLHKFAVSEGVVDVDVAVEVTPPSTGQHLPETLSVDEVTALIEAIPTETPVDVRDRALLEMLYGTGARISEIISLNVDDVSSAQEVIRLRGKGDKERIVPVGSHARQALDAYLVRARPALSKGKTPALFLNTRGGALSRQSAWTVLKTAAQRAQLGKSISPHTLRHSFATHLLEGGADVRTVQELLGHSSVTTTQIYTHVTADSLREVWRTAHPRA